The genomic segment GCTTCTCCCGAAGCTCTTAAACAaggtgtccttgagagttttacctgcaaaacagttaacaaaacatatgcaagaaaaacagaaaacaaaacacAAAGAGCTCTAGAACAAAAGCTCTCTGCACATGAAAACGGCACTTCAACAAAATATGAAATCAATCTCTGAAGTGATGACCTAATTGTCTAGGTCAGAAGCTTTTATAGAGAAACAAAAGCATAAATAAAGAATATTCACCATTGATTACTTGATGCACAAGATAATTCTAAATAGGGTAAATATCCACCTGTTTAGACAGAACCGGATTCTGCTGGAACCAAAAATACCCAGACTTTCCTAACCGAGACAAAAAGAATAAATGACAAGAATATTTCCAAGATAATTCCAGATTTATTCTATATACGGAAAGAGACATTACAGCAGAGAATATTACACAATAAACAGgatttaatcaataaatacaatattaattttgactaaaaacaaaaatgccaataaactaaaaatagaaaCAAATCCCTCAAAATcgggattttacaatctccccctttggcacttTGGAAGGCAAAATTAATATAACACTCCTGCAAGAAAAACAAGTTAGTGATTACCAAATAAAACTCCACCTGCGAAAAAGCACAAGTAAGCACAATTAATCATAAAAAACTCCCCCTCAAAAAGTAGAGGGTCCAGAGTTTGATGTTcacaaaaacttaataaaaaataaaccagGAGTGTGCTTCTCCCCCTATTTGTCTATCAAAGTaccaaagaaaaatataaaagaccccAAAAGACCAATGTTGTATggcaaaataaacaaacaaaataaaaacagtGGTCAGAAATTTGAAGCACGGGTGACAAGCAGCCGTAGGtcatgaatggactgctggatgATGGCAAACTTTGTGTGAAGATCAGCCATACTAGAACGAAGGAACGCCAATTCAGTAGCCACAGCAGGTGAATCTGTTGGGACAGAATCAGGGGCCAGGTCCTCTGATGCGAAATTGAGTGACTGAGGCTTCACTTTCTTGGCGCTTGGTGCTTCGCCAGACTCATTTGAAGAACCACCTGATCGGAATGAAATGGCAGTAGAAGCTAGGACCAAGTCTTCGGTCTCCAGTTTGATGTCATCATTCTGCATGCTAAGAATTTTATAAATGAGATGGGGAAATGGCAAATTAAGAGACTTACGATTACCTCTGCGGAAACCAACAATTTGATCAAAAATGTGTTTCGCCAGATCAACTTCTATGCCTGTGCCAACTTTATAGAGGAATGCGGCCAGGTCAAAAGAAATGGTGTTAGTGTGAGATGTAGGCTTCCAGTTTGAAGTGGCGAACTTGTGGAGCACAGCATACGTATTTGTCAGGTTGGTGACCAGCAGAACAGTGTTGGGAGACCACTGCATTCGTTGTCCCACGAGCTCGGACAATACTTCATCGCGATCAAGTGTTTCAGCAGCTTGGTCTTCAACAGTTGCAATCGGAATTTGGAGTGCAATTGCAATATCTTTAGGAGCGAAGGAGTACCATTGTCCGCGGACATAAACCTTTTCGAAGTGAGGGGACTTTGGATCAAGCACATCATGGGTAAGATTGGCATAAAACTCCTTCACAACACACTCCACATAGCCAGAAAGCTTCACCAGGGACCCAACCCACTCATGGGTTTGAAGCAAGATGAGAACTCCGAAGGACCTATGATCACTAAGAACAAAATTCCTCTCGGGAAGGAACTTACGATGGGCATACAGCATCATATCTCGTTCATTATCATTATAACAGAAGGAATAAGAGTGAGGTTGAAATTTTACCACTGACTTAGTAAGAGGAGTACCAGACCGAGAGATGGGTTTCTTCCCTTTTCCCTTGGATGAGGGTTTTGTTACCACAGGACTGGGAACAACGGCGACAGGGCTTGGGACTGTGTCCACATCTGGATCAGACGACGCAACATCTTCCTCTGCCCTTGGCTCAGATTCGGTGGCTGATTCTTCAGGTTCCTGAGACAGCTCTTTGTCAGAGGCCACTTTCTCTGGGATATCTTCTGTGGATTCTTCAGCCActgtttcttcttcttcatctgcCTCAAAAGTGGACGGTGATGGTGGGTTGTCCTTGAGACATTTCTTGACCGAGGATAGAGGAGAGACAGTCGATTCGGAGAGCGTTTTCCTCTTCAAAAAACCTTTGGCATATGTCTTTGGTGGGAGAGACGACTTCTTTGGTGGAGAGGGTTCGACAGACCCTTTTTCGGATGCCCTAGTCTTTTTGGTTGGAGCGCTCTGAGAAGAAGGAATAACAGATTCCTTTTCGGTCACCACCCCTTTAGGTGGTGGTGACGACACAGGGACAGCAGTAGCAATATCGGGGAACACCAGAGGGGTCGCTGTGGGAACCGGAGTTGTCTGCTTACGCGGCTTCATTTTGGGACTTGTCCCCGCAGATGAACTAGGCGTCGAGACGGACTTGGGAAGAGCAGAGGCAGACGGCAAGGCTGTGCTGTCAGGTGTTTCAGACAGAGGTTTCGAGAGATTGGTTGGAGTTTTCTTTGAGTGTGCTCCTCTGGTCCTCACCATGGTATCTATAActcaagaagagaaaaaaaaaaacaaagacgaGAAATAACAgccaagaagatgaagaagaattaGAGAAATTGTGTGAGAGAGACAAAAGGAAGAAACCTTTATATAAAGGACCAAACCGATCGTGATCTTTCCATTACTCAAAATGGACGGTTAATTGCCCAAAAATCTGTCACATCTCTCTGAAATAACTGCTCAAATCTCATATGGAAGTGATGTTtcctttttcaaaaaaatttctcaTTAAGACCAAATATCCTCATCATGGCACACGATCTCCTTTCTCCCTTCCTTTAcaattttctttccctttttatttcaaaaaatacAACAATAGAAGAACATAAAAGGAAACCGAATTTAATGGTGAAGATCATGACACAATAAGAGAGATCAAACCCTAGCCATACGATTTCAAAAAAAGGAAACCACATCAAAGACTTTAAGCAACACAATATTCTTAATCAATTCACGTGAGATGCCAAGAATTTAAAAAAACTTGAATAACTTGGTATATTGAAAAGAAACTCATCAAAGCAATATTCATAAAGCCAAGATTCGGTCAAGACAATTCCCCCAtatttccttttccttttttttaatttttttttttttaaatttaatagaaTAAAACTAAACAACAAATACAACTTGAATTATGGGCACGTGACAAACAATCTGAACAATCAATGAGAGAATCATGTGTGTATGAGAACCTTAAAATAAAAAACCTTGTGAAGATGAAGTCTTGAGCAATACCTGAACACAAATCAAGCACAATCCAGTTACTAAGCATATTTCAAAATGAATCAAACACTATGTGAacatttattataaatttttctttttccttttttttttaaaattcggtGAATCACAACTTCAAGCATATGTGTGTGAGAGTGTagcaagggaacattgcccaatttgACAGAAAGTCTCTTTCAAAATTTTGTACCCTATGAAGACGCTCTCACACTTACCctagtggtagcccttttctatggtagagtatcctcttcataactccgaattacaaagttccaacttactcaaagatgGCTTTCACACACTAGGAAGGTAGCTCTATTCATTCATAGGAGCTTGAAATTGTGAaacactaaacaccattgtcacaTAAACCAATGCTTGATTCACAGAAATATACTACGAAGGGATTGCTATTTGATTTTACTCTAGGCATGCAAATCAGGAATTCATACAACACAGGATAATTTATTCTAAGTCATACACACAGATTCTCAAaatgtttgaacagattctaagCTCGTGCCAACAACCAAGAACCAATACTTTAAACAAGATAAATTCCCAAGGATTTTCTGAGGGAGTCAAACCTAACCGAATCCAAGGCCTTGGTGAAAATATCTGCAAGTTGTTTTTCAGTTTCAATATACTCAAGCACAAGAGTTTTATtctcaactaattctcttatgaaatggtGTCGAATATCAATGTGCTTAGTCCTAGAGTGTTGTACCggattttttgaaatgttgatggcacttgtgttatcacaaaaaatagttaaggtgtcaagatcaaacccatagtctttcagcatttgtttcatccataagagttgagcacaacaacttccagcagcaatgtattCTGCCTCAGCAGTGGAGAGGGAGATCGAGTTTTGTTTTTTGCTAAATTGTTCCCTAGATAGAAACATCCCCCACTAGTACTCTTTCGATCATCGGTGTTGccagcccaatctgcatcactaaaacacacaagagtGGGATTAGTTTCTTTGGTGTACCAAAGCCCATAATCAGTTGTTCCATGAACATATCTAATTATTCTTTTCACAGCCTTCACATGAGATTCCATTGGATTcccttggtacctggcacacacatCAACACTATAACACAAGTCAGGTctactagcagtgagataaagcAAACTACCAATCATACTCCTATAGagtgtaggatcaactttgacaccattCTCATCTTTTGTGAGTTTAGTTGTGGTGCTCATTGGTGTTTTTGCAAATTTTGAGCTTTCAAGACCAAATTTCTTGACCAAATTCTTTGCATATTTGCTTTGACTCACAAAAGTGCCTTCCTCCATTTTCTTTACCTGCAGACCTAGAAAAAACGTTAGTTCACCCACCATACTCATTTCAAACTCGTCTTTCATTTGTTCCACAAAATTTTTCACTTTTGACTCAGAGGTAGAGCCAAAaacaatgtcatccacatagatttgagcaattatgatatgtgaatcaaCAGTCTTGATGAACAATGTTTTGTCAACTCCTCCCCTTTTGTACCCATGTGACACCAAGAAATTTGTAAGTTTTTCATACCATGCCCTTGGTGCCTGCTTGAGCCCATAAAGAGCTTTGTCTAGCTTGTAGACATGGTCAGGTGCATGAGGGTCTTCAAACCCTTTAGGTTGTTCAACATAGACCTCCTCATTTAAAACACCATTCAAGAATGCGGATTTCACATCCATTTGaaacaacctgaaaccaatcaaacaagcaaTAGAGAGTAACAAACGTATAGATTCCAGTCTTGCAACTGgggcaaatgtttcatcaaaatcTATCCCTTCCACTTGTGTGTATCCTTGTACCACCAATCTTGCCTTATTTCTTATGAtagtaccaaattcatcagatttatttttaaagatCCATTTAGTACCAATAATATTTGTGTCAAGTGGACGGGGCACAAGATTCCACactttatttttgaaaaattgctcCAATTCTTCCTGCATAGCCTCAATCCAATTAGCATCAGTTAATgcctctttcacatttttaggctcaaaattggataaaaaacaAGCAAAACGAGAAACATTACTAAACCTCTTTCGTGTCACCATGCTGTCTTTAGGATCCCCCAGAATTAAATCTGATGGATGGTTCAGTTTGACTCTGCTAGAAGGTTCTTTTCGAATCTCATCAGATATAATACCTGGAAACCTTTTTTCTGTCTGTTCAGTATCTGTGTCATCAGACTCAGGATCTGTGGATACAGATGTTCCGGAGGTTCCCACAGCATGGTCATGAACAGGTTCACCGTCAACTTGCTCATCGGATTCGTCCACAAACCTGTCAATTTCTTCTTCTGTAGAAAATTCAGAGAAATCTCAAAcatcatcaataacaacattAATTGACTCCataacagtttgggttctcatgttatacacacgataagccTTACTATTAGTGGAGTACCCAAGAAATACACCCTCATCACTTTTGTTATCAAATTTTCCCAGATGTTCTCTATCCCTCAAAATGTAACAAGCACATCCAAACACATGAAAATAAGCAACACTTGGTTTTTTACCTCTCCAAATTTCATATGAGGTTTTAGAGGTACCTAGACGAAGAAAGAcacgatttatgata from the Humulus lupulus chromosome X, drHumLupu1.1, whole genome shotgun sequence genome contains:
- the LOC133806767 gene encoding uncharacterized protein LOC133806767, whose translation is MVRTRGAHSKKTPTNLSKPLSETPDSTALPSASALPKSVSTPSSSAGTSPKMKPRKQTTPVPTATPLVFPDIATAVPVSSPPPKGVVTEKESVIPSSQSAPTKKTRASEKGSVEPSPPKKSSLPPKTYAKGFLKRKTLSESTVSPLSSVKKCLKDNPPSPSTFEADEEEETVAEESTEDIPEKVASDKELSQEPEESATESEPRAEEDVASSDPDVDTVPSPVAVVPSPVVTKPSSKGKGKKPISRSGTPLTKSVVKFQPHSYSFCYNDNERDMMLYAHRKFLPERNFVLSDHRSFGVLILLQTHEWVGSLVKLSGYVECVVKEFYANLTHDVLDPKSPHFEKVYVRGQWYSFAPKDIAIALQIPIATVEDQAAETLDRDEVLSELVGQRMQWSPNTVLLVTNLTNTYAVLHKFATSNWKPTSHTNTISFDLAAFLYKVGTGIEVDLAKHIFDQIVGFRRGNRKSLNLPFPHLIYKILSMQNDDIKLETEDLVLASTAISFRSGGSSNESGEAPSAKKVKPQSLNFASEDLAPDSVPTDSPAVATELAFLRSSMADLHTKFAIIQQSIHDLRLLVTRASNF